A region from the Hydra vulgaris chromosome 08, alternate assembly HydraT2T_AEP genome encodes:
- the LOC136084229 gene encoding uncharacterized protein LOC136084229, translating to MDINCIEKLFSEMLEKQKIDILNETRKLLKEHEKIFASITAANMKIITERLDKNDKDNIDNSNKIIAITNDLELTNKSVTLLVTEFSEMQKFIQANDDIISGKLELLKKKTKEINNKIKDNSEITKIKSKLREIEDRSRRNNLRIDGLKESENENWNETELKVQKFFEDLLGLKNIKIERAHRTGIRDSKKIKTVVIKLLNYKDKVAILKNVQKLKGKKIYVNEDYCAETILIRKDLKERMKKERELGKFAIISYDKLIVREWIRKEYCAFHYYHCCASSCYH from the coding sequence ATGGATATAAATTGTATCGAAAAATTATTCTCTGAAATGcttgaaaagcaaaaaatcGACATCTTAAACGAAactagaaaattattaaaagagcacgaaaaaatatttgcttCCATAACAGCTGCAAACATGAAAATTATTACTGAACGACTTGATAAGAATGATAAAGATAATATTgataactcaaataaaataatcgCCATTACAAACGACCttgaattaacaaataaatcCGTGACGTTGTTAGTAACTGAATTCAGTGAAATGCAGAAATTCATTCAAGCAAACGATGATATTATCTCAGGTAAATTAGAACTactgaagaaaaaaacaaaagaaattaataacaaGATAAAAGATAATAGTGAGATCACAAAAATAAAGAGTAAACTTAGAGAAATAGAAGACCGCTCAAGAAGAAATAACTTGAGAATTGACGGATTAAAAGAAAGTGAAAACGAAAATTGGAATGAGACTGAATTAAAAGTGCAAAAATTCTTCGAAGATTTACTTggattgaaaaatataaaaattgaacggGCCCATAGGACTGGGATTAGAGACTCGAAAAAGATTAAAACAGTTGTTATTAAACttctaaattataaagataaagttgctattttaaaaaacgtccaaaaattaaaaggaaaaaaaatctaCGTTAATGAAGATTACTGCGcagaaacaatattaataaGAAAAGATCTAAAAGAGCGAATGAAAAAGGAACGAGAGCTTGGCAAGTTTGCAATAATATCTTACGATAAACTAATCGTTCGAGAGTGGATTCGAAAGgaata